One stretch of Arachis duranensis cultivar V14167 chromosome 1, aradu.V14167.gnm2.J7QH, whole genome shotgun sequence DNA includes these proteins:
- the LOC107480138 gene encoding uncharacterized protein LOC107480138, with amino-acid sequence MKAILGVQGVWEMVEKCYVESENVDKLTETQKEELENKRKKDQCALTIIHQGLDDDMFEKIADITNVKKVWDTLQNFVIGVEKVKKVRLQTLRPEFESLMMKETESISDYFTKVLTVVHQMKRLGEKLEDVCVVEKILRSLNSKFYHVVVAIEESKDLDTMSIDQLNGSLWAHEERMDKGKQEHVEHVLQEKLSWNARGETNESGRQG; translated from the coding sequence ATGAAAGCAATTCTCGGTGTTCAAGGAGTGTGGGAGATGGTTGAGAAATGCTATGTAGAATCAGAGAATGTGGATAAGCTAACAGAAACTCAGAAGGaagaattagaaaataaaagaaagaaagatcaatgTGCACTTACTATCATTCATCAAGGCTTGGATGATGATATGTTTGAGAAGATTGCTGATATAACCAACGTAAAGAAAGTTTGGGATACTCTTCAAAATTTCGTCATAGGAGTTGAAAAGGTGAAGAAGGTTCGTCTTCAAACTCTAAGGCCTGAGTTTGAGTCTCTAATGATGAAGGAGACTGAATCCATATCGGATTATTTCACCAAAGTTTTGACGGTAGTGCACCAAATGAAAAGGCTTggagaaaaattagaagatgtTTGTGTTGTTGAGAAAATCCTTCGTTCTCTTAACTCAAAATTTTATCATGTGGTGGTAGCCATTGAGGAGTCCAAAGATTTGGATACAATGTCCATTGATCAGTTGAATGGTTCCTTATGGGCTCATGAAGAAAGAATGGATAAAGGCAAGCAAGAACATGTGGAGCATGTCTTGCAGGAAAAACTTTCGTGGAATGCTAGAGGAGAAACCAACGAAAGTGGAAGACAAGGATGA